The genomic window tctgtctgtctgtctgtctgtctgtctgtctgtctgtctgctactcaatcacgcctaaactactgaaccaatttgcatgaaatttggtatggagatattttgatactcgagaaagaacataggcgatatattatcacgctacgaccaaaaggagcagagtaccagtagttaatgttacaaaaacgggaataatttcacccattctctcttattggacgcaagcgaagttgcgcgggtcagctagtaataactATATTAGCGGCTTGGTCTGACTTCGTTCggttatagtacaattttatcccgttcaTTCCAGTCCCATgggaaaggagaatgggcacttctgGGCGGTCAGCGGCCATTAACGAAAATAGAAGATCTAATCTAATCTTCGAAGACATAATCGATGGAAATACTTAGAGTTTCGTTACACTTACCCAAcgtaatttatgaataaataataagtataagtgccgccaaacaacttacTTACCAACTTGGACACAATCATTCTTTGAACCATATGGAATACTTTCTTTTCGGAATACACAGTGCGGAAGGCATTCAGTTGACTGATCTATCAAAGAGTAATATGTTGCACAGTCGATTACACGTTCTTTCAAGAGAAAATCAAATCTTTCACTACGATCTGGAATCGTTCGTTGTTTGGCGccatttaaaatgataattattgtaTCTAGTACCTGCATTCCCGCTGAGATTCCAGCTTTGAGCCCCACATTAGAATCTTCAAAGACGAGACACTGAAAAGGTATTAAAGTATACATAAATTGGATTTTTTGTATATGGTTAGTGatcagcataataatattataagtttaccagattttgaactgaaagtttTTGACATAGCTTATGTACTGTAATCTGATTACACGACAACCGGAATAGACTTTTAGCATGCCCTCTGAAGGACGGAGACGCTACACAATGCCAACTTTTCGAAAtaaagtgtgtattagaaataataatcacttgttttaacggtgaaagaaaacatcgtgatgaaacattGCATGCCATAGAGGTCTTTAGATCTTGTAATTGTATGCAAAGCTCTCAATCCACATTCGCCTACCCCGTCGAGGAATTAAAGCGTAGCCCTAATTCTCCAAAaaaacctttgcccagcagtggaccAATAATGGGGTGTTTTTTCGCATTTGGTTAGCCCGTGGAGGAATCAAAGAATCCCCTCCCTCGTTCCGtaaagagacctttgcccagcaatgggacagtagtggtttttaattattaccttGCAGGGCTTGGGTTTATCTGGGAATCTATCAGCAGCCACTATATACAGGTCTGGATAAGGCTTCCCTCTGTATACTGCCGGATCTGTCACGCACACCTGCAATAGTAGATACACCATTATTAAATGAATTACATTTCTGAGAAGTCATCCGTGCAGAGGAGctattttttaatgtagtcCAATAGCTTAGTATGCAAGGTTCGCAGCTGTCAGAGGTGAACAAAATTCAGAAGATCAGTGACCCaaaggcttatgcagctgatggtATAGTCTACTActacaacataataaataataaatgtaactcattaatgtcccactgctgggcaagggtattcTCCTGtaattagggaggggttaggccatgagtccaccacgctggccaagtgcgggttggggactgcacgccctcaataaatatattaaacaaattttaggcatgcaaggatTCCTCCTGATGTTTTCCTACACCGTTAGagtgtgataattatttttaatacacacataacttcgaaaagtcattggtatgttttgcctcgggttcgaacctgcgaccaatTGCATGGGAGGTATCaaattataccactcggctatgaCTGCTTTTTACTACTACAAGTACCTACTATTAACTTTTCCTTGTTAAAAGGTAATTGTTTAACTAACCATGTGATGAAATATCCCAAACAGCTTGGGCCTGGCTTCAACATGTTTGTGAACCGTACGTTCAGTGGAGTTAGTCGCCAGCGCCACCGGGATGTGGTTGTCGCGGAGGTGGATCAGGAGACGCTCAGCTCCTGATAGTTGAGGAGAGAGGATCAAGAGTTAATGTGCTAACTCTGGAACCTGGCATAGCCGTGCTTGatttacggccagtttcttcatcaaaagtaacaacCAAAGTATTAGTGTAAGGGCTCCTAAACACCATGCCGGCATGACCGCCGTGTTACGCGGCTTGCCGGCGTCGTTTGTTCCTAACATTCGAGCGATCGATTCGAGCATTTGACAGCTCTGCGTGAGCAGCCGTAAGATACCGCTATACACAACCTAATTTAACGTATTCATACtctgaattaattattttagactacccattcacaatatatttattggcATATTTTATCAgatagaaaaaatgtttttttctcgTGCTTAGTAAAGGCAAATCCTTTTCTTTCTTATACTATCAATGAAatcgtgaagaaacaaatttgactgtcatttttattttacccctatacttttatttttgacgGAGAAACTGGCCGTGAGTCCATAATAGTTCATTGAACAGTTACCTTGATGCAACGGCGCCCGAGGTAACGCCTTCAAGCACATCTGCTCCAGCTCTGACTCCAGGGCATCAGGAGAGATGTTCAGCCCCAGCTCCTTGACCAAACTCTTGCAAATGTCGCGGTCCGTGCCTCCGTACATCTGAGGAGTTGGGAGTATGATTAACTGGATATTTACTGCtgattttatatgtttactttAAAGTACGAAGGAATAAATTAAtcgactgcttccgtggcgcagtggtttatgtcaccacgccgcaaccaa from Anticarsia gemmatalis isolate Benzon Research Colony breed Stoneville strain chromosome 28, ilAntGemm2 primary, whole genome shotgun sequence includes these protein-coding regions:
- the LOC142984870 gene encoding pseudouridine-5'-phosphatase-like isoform X2; amino-acid sequence: MYGGTDRDICKSLVKELGLNISPDALESELEQMCLKALPRAPLHQGAERLLIHLRDNHIPVALATNSTERTVHKHVEARPKLFGIFHHMVCVTDPAVYRGKPYPDLYIVAADRFPDKPKPCKCLVFEDSNVGLKAGISAGMQVVLTPHRPLELRHARKATLVLRNLLDFQPELFGLPPFADTPQLNKIRR
- the LOC142984870 gene encoding pseudouridine-5'-phosphatase-like isoform X1, yielding MIFKDVLSNSNSFRTFKTVTHCIFDLDGTILDSETMYHEVIKDVCAKYGKKYSQDLKGRMYGGTDRDICKSLVKELGLNISPDALESELEQMCLKALPRAPLHQGAERLLIHLRDNHIPVALATNSTERTVHKHVEARPKLFGIFHHMVCVTDPAVYRGKPYPDLYIVAADRFPDKPKPCKCLVFEDSNVGLKAGISAGMQVVLTPHRPLELRHARKATLVLRNLLDFQPELFGLPPFADTPQLNKIRR